A single Rhizobium sullae DNA region contains:
- a CDS encoding ArsR/SmtB family transcription factor, whose translation MTNELEVATAIAKMLADPLRLQMLQCLTWGPCSVAQLVEATGTSQSNVSNHLRRLRAHGLVEAEKNGRMVIYRVASPTIAEVIASLSWAATGSRTMTTMHTPDALRQARTCYDHLAGRIGVQIMQGLIGYGALTEPAFPWDDVRIGPNARDAFDRLELDYGTHEETHSHRRLAFACPDWSEHHQFHLGGHLGAALCRHLLAKTWIQRDADRSVTVTAAGKQALAWLTGQE comes from the coding sequence ATGACAAATGAATTAGAAGTAGCGACAGCCATCGCCAAGATGCTCGCCGACCCTCTGAGACTGCAGATGCTTCAGTGTCTCACCTGGGGACCGTGTTCGGTCGCGCAGCTTGTCGAGGCGACCGGAACGTCCCAATCAAATGTTTCCAACCACCTTCGCCGCCTGCGTGCGCATGGCCTCGTGGAGGCGGAGAAGAATGGCCGGATGGTCATTTATCGCGTCGCCTCGCCGACAATCGCCGAGGTGATTGCCTCGCTCTCTTGGGCCGCCACCGGCAGCCGAACGATGACGACAATGCATACGCCGGATGCTCTTCGGCAGGCGAGGACATGCTACGATCACCTGGCCGGCCGCATCGGCGTCCAGATTATGCAAGGTTTGATTGGCTACGGTGCGTTGACGGAACCTGCCTTCCCTTGGGATGATGTCCGTATCGGGCCTAACGCGCGGGATGCATTCGATCGATTGGAACTGGACTACGGCACACACGAAGAAACCCATTCGCATAGGCGATTAGCTTTCGCCTGCCCCGACTGGAGCGAACATCATCAGTTTCATTTAGGCGGTCACCTTGGAGCGGCGCTCTGCCGGCACCTCCTGGCGAAGACATGGATCCAGCGGGACGCCGACCGCAGCGTCACCGTAACTGCGGCGGGGAAGCAAGCTCTGGCATGGCTGACCGGCCAAGAGTAG
- a CDS encoding DMT family transporter, which yields MFKNPKVAAANLAVANAIFGTIGLFAVEAGLPPVATVFWRCVVATVFLLVWCIGFGHLAPANLSPRLLIYAAIGGIGNIGSSVALFGAYKFSSIATATIIYHVQPFFVVLIGALALHETIKASEILWIVLAFVGLILSTGLIGTTGGDGSWIPGVGLSLVAAFLYAVGTIIGKELGAQRPEVTTLVQTIVGALLLSPFADLAAPVPVQSWKWLISLGILHTGIAYVLLFSAYPRLRTPVIGVFAFIFPLVAILVDLLVYDKPIDLLQAAGLLLIMLGTLGVQLGWAGNFRRVRAVQGSSNPN from the coding sequence ATGTTCAAAAATCCGAAGGTGGCAGCCGCCAATCTCGCTGTTGCCAATGCGATATTTGGCACGATCGGCCTCTTCGCGGTTGAAGCGGGCCTGCCGCCCGTTGCCACCGTATTTTGGCGCTGCGTTGTCGCGACCGTGTTCCTTCTGGTGTGGTGTATCGGATTTGGCCATCTGGCACCGGCTAATCTCTCACCAAGGTTGCTGATATATGCTGCTATCGGAGGCATCGGCAATATCGGAAGTTCCGTGGCCCTGTTCGGAGCATACAAATTCTCCAGTATTGCGACTGCAACTATTATCTATCACGTACAGCCCTTCTTTGTCGTCTTGATTGGCGCCTTGGCGTTGCACGAAACCATAAAGGCGTCAGAGATCCTTTGGATCGTTCTTGCATTCGTCGGCTTGATATTGTCGACCGGCCTGATCGGCACGACGGGCGGCGATGGCTCATGGATTCCCGGCGTGGGTCTTTCACTCGTGGCCGCGTTTTTATATGCCGTTGGCACGATCATTGGCAAAGAACTGGGCGCGCAGAGGCCTGAGGTCACAACCCTGGTGCAGACGATCGTCGGTGCTCTTTTACTGTCGCCTTTCGCGGATCTGGCCGCCCCGGTGCCCGTGCAGTCGTGGAAGTGGCTCATCTCTTTGGGGATCTTGCACACCGGCATCGCCTATGTGCTGCTTTTCTCAGCCTATCCGCGCCTTAGAACACCTGTTATCGGCGTTTTCGCGTTCATTTTTCCGTTGGTTGCAATCCTCGTCGATCTGCTGGTTTACGACAAGCCCATCGATTTGCTTCAGGCGGCCGGATTGCTTCTGATCATGCTTGGTACGTTGGGTGTTCAGCTGGGCTGGGCGGGAAATTTCCGTCGCGTTCGCGCGGTCCAAGGTTCGTCCAATCCCAATTGA
- a CDS encoding 4'-phosphopantetheinyl transferase family protein translates to MLLFDAKVLDESCRYKVYDASPHILGREPLPQAILDHLPVDELEEAGAIFDRAERTRSILSKFILRSELSRELGIAPASLGFAKGRYGKPLLFEPVSNLRFNVSHSGNFIAIAISPTDVGIDIEKHRVIEDAEGMVYDYFCSDEHQWLIESGVENRMPSFFTLWTRKEALLKAIGTGFSTPLNRISVMDGNIIAGQWRLESIVAPQGYSAAVSWQV, encoded by the coding sequence ATGCTCCTGTTTGATGCAAAAGTTTTAGATGAGAGCTGCCGCTACAAAGTGTACGACGCATCGCCGCACATCCTTGGCAGGGAGCCGTTGCCGCAGGCCATCCTGGACCACCTGCCCGTAGACGAACTGGAAGAGGCGGGCGCGATTTTCGACAGGGCCGAACGCACGCGCTCGATCTTGTCAAAGTTTATTTTGAGATCCGAGCTATCTCGGGAACTCGGCATAGCGCCTGCGTCGCTAGGCTTTGCCAAAGGCCGATACGGCAAGCCGCTCCTCTTCGAGCCCGTTTCGAACCTGAGGTTCAACGTTTCCCACTCCGGCAATTTCATCGCCATTGCGATCAGTCCCACTGACGTCGGCATTGACATCGAAAAGCACCGTGTAATCGAAGATGCGGAAGGCATGGTCTATGACTACTTCTGTAGCGACGAACATCAGTGGCTTATCGAAAGCGGCGTCGAGAACCGAATGCCTTCATTCTTTACCTTGTGGACTCGAAAAGAGGCGTTGTTGAAGGCCATCGGAACCGGGTTTAGCACGCCCTTGAACCGGATATCGGTCATGGATGGAAACATCATTGCCGGGCAGTGGCGACTGGAATCCATAGTAGCTCCTCAAGGTTACTCTGCTGCCGTCTCGTGGCAGGTTTGA
- a CDS encoding SDR family NAD(P)-dependent oxidoreductase yields the protein MACRFPDADTVDTYWKNLKQGRESIVPVSREQLRRLGVADKVIDGGDYVEVSANLPNFDAFDAGFFKLSEKEAETIDPQHRLFLECAWEALEAAGYAQRRSELLIGVYGGVGPSTYSTDFLQNLYQVPGTNRFLDSASGFLVMLGNDKDYVSTRTSYKLDLRGPSLNVQSACSTGLLSVHLACQGLQLGECDVALAGASSILIPHGVGYIHQAGGIVSREGHCRAFDAAADGTVFSSGTGVVALKRLDDALSDGDFIHAVIKGSAANNDGAAKASFGAPSVRGQADVIRQALANAGVEANSIGFIETHGTGTPLGDPIEVRALAEVFAPSSNEQARCALGSVKTNIGHLSAAAGIAGLIKAVLALQHRTIPPTLHFQSLNPAISFDGTPFYINTAPEDWPAQAPCRAGVTSLGVGGTNVHVVLEEAPRQRSADEERKGQRPDVLALSADSEKALSNLLLKYRDYLLGPVAPEPSDVCYSANTGLAHFPYRFAAVSTSAADLAEQLDVASKRTSSVAPSQDGKLAFLFTGQGSQYPGMGKILYQTEPVFRHWIDIANPLVTDECGVPLLDLLFSPLVSKELLDQTRYTQPALLAFEYALAKLWLARGVKPDVLIGHSLGEFTAACVSGILPFDQALRLVGARGRLMQDARPAGAMLAVAMGLDEARRLIREFGSSLSIAAKNAPLSVVVSGEKQEILALREELERCGVSHSIVNASVASHSSLMESIVGDFAHHAKSVDFSSPTLPIIANVTGSISSQEMTSPDYWCKQLLKPVLFEQSVETALRLGVTTFLEIGPKSVLSNLGKMCASDRPAIQNTAWITALSENVDDCEQDALALAQLFESGAGIDWAAIYEDRKGRRIPLPSYPFQRRRYWPGVDDKVDERWFHRTLWRPEEQADRSADSPLPQILLVCGGADTAATELVNLLERQITAEAAKTVRWGRHRPIVMYLNEINIADIQALLRHTTTGKDAPECRLIYVAFASSQEDGETAPQAGPDATQGIFDALRFVRDASAFDGPIDLKVQILTRNAVSIDHQDLPVVPAQAAIWSVATVFGQEHRDIWHSVIDFDQSSTDLVVARLLRGDLADQTALRRRSSFVARLEDVELAESRSLAFRDDATYLVTGGLGGVGRSLVRWLADCGAKNILLIGRSLEDETKRSELKALRERIPNLRFERADVASRADMARIFSDIEVSGFPLKGVFHAAGVNENGMIADVAHDALDRALRPKLHGTLVLDELTRSCEMDVFICFSSLSSMLGFKGQAAYVAANAAMEAIVTKRACEGFPALAICWGPWAGDGMSASFGARQKARLAAMGIREFSPDEGVEKLSRLFGLSGIYGAFPIVWQSYLDQFNRRIPPLFSAVTCPKPTSVVGTGRTSKRPFKDEAAALPIEERTDFVVSSISAIVAKTLGTSPKTVRTDEAINRLGFDSLTTLELRDALKALGVVLPLGPLFSGASIADISKIILDQLETQTGVRLAPPSAVLPARREPLIIPRRNENASMQLVCFAYAGGGPAVFNGWADQLPDDIEVAIVQLPGRGSRLAERPHTRMHDLVDELTPVLVDYLDRPFAFFGHCVGGIQAFELAHRLEREYRLHPHHLFVAGSRAPQIYNERQAAIDAVQFGATAARSGAATEEDFIDMLKDVNFANNKALFKDAELLSLMLPVIKADYELNNTYIYQPKHPLATPITAIGGRADPYTTGEHILAWSEQSMLPLDTHFCPGDHYFMETHSSFLIETAAQILLGYASQARPRHIRIVSSN from the coding sequence ATGGCATGCCGGTTTCCCGACGCCGACACCGTAGACACATACTGGAAGAATTTGAAGCAGGGCCGCGAGAGCATTGTTCCAGTCTCCCGCGAGCAGCTTCGCCGCCTCGGTGTGGCGGACAAGGTTATCGATGGCGGCGACTATGTTGAAGTTTCAGCCAATCTACCGAATTTTGACGCCTTTGATGCCGGGTTCTTCAAGTTGTCGGAGAAAGAGGCCGAAACGATCGATCCTCAACATCGTCTGTTTCTGGAGTGCGCTTGGGAAGCGCTCGAGGCTGCGGGATACGCACAAAGGCGAAGCGAGCTTCTGATCGGCGTTTACGGCGGTGTGGGACCAAGCACCTATTCGACGGATTTTCTGCAGAATCTATATCAGGTCCCCGGCACGAACCGCTTTCTCGACAGCGCCTCAGGCTTCCTGGTCATGCTTGGAAACGACAAGGATTATGTCAGCACAAGAACGTCCTACAAACTCGACCTGCGCGGACCAAGCCTGAACGTGCAGAGCGCGTGCTCGACCGGTCTGCTATCGGTGCATCTGGCATGCCAGGGGCTGCAACTGGGAGAATGCGACGTTGCCCTTGCTGGCGCATCATCGATTCTCATCCCTCACGGCGTAGGTTACATCCATCAGGCAGGCGGTATCGTTTCGCGTGAGGGCCATTGCCGGGCTTTTGACGCCGCTGCTGATGGAACGGTTTTTAGCAGCGGAACAGGAGTTGTTGCTCTCAAACGTCTGGACGACGCGTTGTCCGACGGAGATTTCATTCACGCTGTCATCAAAGGTTCTGCCGCAAACAACGACGGCGCCGCTAAAGCGAGCTTTGGTGCGCCGAGCGTGCGGGGACAGGCTGACGTCATCAGACAGGCGCTTGCCAATGCCGGCGTCGAGGCAAATTCAATTGGGTTCATCGAAACCCACGGAACTGGAACGCCGCTGGGAGATCCGATCGAAGTGCGCGCCTTGGCTGAGGTATTCGCACCGTCTTCGAACGAGCAGGCCCGCTGCGCTCTCGGCTCGGTTAAGACGAACATCGGCCATTTGTCGGCGGCGGCGGGTATTGCGGGTCTCATCAAGGCGGTCCTGGCCTTGCAGCATCGGACCATTCCGCCAACATTGCACTTCCAAAGTTTAAATCCGGCAATTTCCTTTGACGGAACACCTTTCTACATAAATACCGCGCCGGAAGATTGGCCCGCGCAGGCGCCTTGCAGGGCAGGCGTGACATCGCTCGGTGTTGGCGGCACGAATGTGCATGTCGTCCTGGAGGAAGCTCCTCGGCAGCGATCGGCCGACGAAGAGCGGAAGGGACAAAGGCCAGACGTCCTCGCGTTGTCGGCGGATTCCGAAAAGGCATTGAGCAACCTGCTGCTGAAATACCGCGACTATCTCCTTGGCCCGGTGGCACCAGAGCCATCAGACGTCTGCTACAGTGCAAACACAGGGCTTGCACATTTCCCCTACCGCTTCGCGGCAGTGTCGACGAGCGCGGCCGACCTTGCCGAGCAGCTTGACGTCGCGTCGAAGCGCACGTCTTCAGTCGCTCCCAGCCAAGACGGCAAGCTGGCATTTCTGTTTACCGGCCAAGGATCCCAATACCCCGGAATGGGCAAGATTCTCTACCAAACTGAACCGGTCTTTCGCCACTGGATCGATATCGCAAATCCACTAGTCACGGACGAATGCGGCGTCCCTCTCCTCGACCTATTGTTCTCTCCCCTGGTGAGCAAAGAGCTGCTTGATCAAACGCGCTACACACAGCCCGCCTTGCTGGCGTTTGAATATGCGCTCGCAAAGCTCTGGCTGGCGCGTGGGGTCAAACCCGATGTCCTCATTGGACATAGCCTGGGCGAATTCACTGCCGCCTGCGTGTCCGGAATTCTCCCATTCGACCAAGCTCTGCGGCTTGTCGGGGCGCGTGGTCGGCTCATGCAGGACGCTCGTCCGGCCGGTGCGATGCTGGCTGTTGCCATGGGCCTCGACGAGGCGCGTCGATTGATCAGAGAATTCGGGTCAAGCCTTTCGATCGCCGCGAAGAACGCGCCGCTCAGCGTGGTTGTATCGGGCGAAAAACAGGAAATACTGGCCCTTCGTGAAGAGCTGGAAAGATGCGGCGTCAGTCATTCGATCGTCAACGCTTCGGTAGCGTCCCATTCTTCGCTGATGGAATCCATAGTCGGGGATTTCGCCCATCATGCGAAGTCTGTCGATTTTTCATCACCGACGCTTCCAATCATCGCAAATGTAACGGGAAGCATTTCCTCGCAGGAGATGACCAGTCCCGACTATTGGTGCAAACAGCTGCTAAAACCTGTCCTTTTCGAACAAAGCGTCGAAACCGCGTTGCGACTGGGTGTAACGACATTCCTGGAAATTGGCCCCAAATCCGTCCTTTCAAATCTCGGTAAAATGTGCGCCAGCGATCGACCGGCAATCCAAAACACTGCCTGGATTACAGCATTGAGTGAGAACGTGGATGATTGCGAGCAGGATGCGCTTGCTTTGGCTCAACTCTTTGAAAGTGGCGCGGGGATTGATTGGGCGGCCATTTACGAGGACAGGAAGGGACGGCGTATTCCTCTTCCAAGCTATCCATTCCAAAGACGGCGATATTGGCCGGGCGTTGACGATAAGGTCGATGAGAGATGGTTTCATCGAACGCTTTGGCGTCCTGAAGAACAGGCGGATCGTTCAGCAGACAGCCCGCTGCCCCAGATCCTCCTCGTATGTGGTGGCGCGGACACTGCAGCAACCGAACTGGTCAACCTGCTTGAGCGACAAATTACCGCCGAAGCGGCAAAGACAGTGCGTTGGGGCCGCCACAGGCCAATCGTGATGTATCTCAACGAAATCAATATCGCTGACATTCAGGCGCTGCTCCGCCACACGACGACCGGAAAAGACGCCCCGGAATGCCGACTGATTTACGTGGCCTTCGCGTCGTCACAGGAAGACGGTGAAACAGCGCCGCAGGCGGGACCAGATGCCACTCAAGGGATCTTTGATGCGCTACGCTTTGTGCGCGACGCGTCCGCCTTCGATGGCCCTATAGACCTCAAGGTCCAGATCTTGACGCGCAACGCGGTCAGCATCGATCACCAGGATCTTCCTGTCGTGCCCGCCCAGGCCGCCATTTGGTCTGTCGCGACGGTGTTCGGGCAGGAGCACCGCGACATATGGCACAGTGTGATCGACTTCGACCAATCCTCGACGGATCTTGTAGTCGCACGGCTTTTACGCGGTGATTTGGCCGACCAGACGGCACTTCGACGCCGAAGCAGCTTTGTTGCCCGACTTGAGGATGTGGAACTAGCAGAGTCGCGGTCGCTCGCTTTCAGGGATGATGCCACCTATCTCGTCACGGGCGGACTTGGCGGCGTCGGAAGATCGCTGGTGCGATGGCTTGCAGATTGCGGCGCTAAAAACATTCTGCTCATCGGCAGGTCGCTCGAAGACGAAACCAAGCGGAGCGAACTGAAAGCCCTTCGAGAACGCATTCCAAACCTCCGCTTCGAAAGGGCCGACGTAGCGTCCCGCGCGGATATGGCGCGGATTTTTTCCGATATTGAGGTATCGGGCTTCCCGTTAAAGGGCGTCTTTCACGCGGCTGGCGTCAATGAAAATGGCATGATTGCGGATGTTGCCCATGACGCCCTCGACAGAGCCTTGAGGCCAAAACTTCATGGGACGCTCGTGCTCGATGAACTCACGCGCTCGTGCGAGATGGATGTCTTCATCTGCTTTTCCTCTCTGTCATCCATGCTGGGGTTTAAGGGGCAGGCTGCTTATGTGGCCGCAAATGCCGCCATGGAAGCAATCGTGACGAAGCGCGCTTGCGAGGGGTTCCCGGCGCTTGCGATCTGCTGGGGGCCCTGGGCAGGTGACGGAATGTCGGCCTCTTTCGGTGCCCGACAGAAAGCGCGTCTTGCCGCCATGGGCATTCGGGAATTTTCCCCCGATGAAGGGGTAGAGAAGCTTTCGCGCCTTTTCGGCCTCTCGGGGATCTACGGCGCTTTTCCAATCGTCTGGCAAAGCTATCTCGACCAGTTCAATCGACGAATTCCGCCACTATTTTCGGCAGTAACATGCCCCAAACCGACAAGCGTTGTCGGCACTGGACGAACATCCAAACGCCCGTTCAAAGACGAAGCGGCCGCGCTTCCCATCGAGGAGCGGACGGATTTTGTCGTTTCGAGTATTTCCGCGATCGTCGCCAAGACCCTTGGTACATCCCCGAAAACGGTTAGGACAGACGAAGCGATCAATCGGCTGGGCTTCGATTCTCTCACCACCTTGGAATTGCGCGACGCCCTGAAGGCACTCGGCGTGGTCCTACCCCTTGGCCCGCTCTTTTCCGGTGCCTCGATCGCCGACATCTCCAAGATAATCCTCGATCAACTGGAAACCCAAACGGGTGTGCGCCTTGCTCCGCCGTCTGCAGTTCTTCCTGCTCGACGTGAACCGTTGATCATTCCAAGACGGAATGAAAATGCGAGCATGCAGCTTGTTTGCTTCGCGTATGCCGGCGGAGGACCGGCCGTCTTCAATGGCTGGGCCGACCAACTTCCAGATGACATCGAAGTGGCTATCGTTCAATTGCCCGGAAGAGGCTCACGGCTGGCTGAGCGGCCGCATACGAGGATGCATGATCTCGTTGATGAGCTGACGCCTGTCTTGGTTGACTACCTCGACAGGCCATTTGCCTTCTTCGGTCATTGCGTAGGCGGTATCCAGGCTTTCGAACTCGCCCATCGCTTGGAACGCGAATATCGATTGCATCCGCATCATCTGTTCGTCGCCGGGTCGAGAGCTCCCCAGATCTATAATGAACGACAGGCGGCTATTGACGCTGTCCAATTCGGTGCGACGGCAGCTCGTTCCGGAGCTGCAACCGAAGAGGATTTCATTGACATGCTTAAGGATGTCAACTTCGCAAACAACAAGGCTCTCTTCAAGGATGCCGAATTGTTGTCTCTCATGCTCCCCGTCATCAAAGCCGACTACGAGCTTAACAACACCTACATCTATCAGCCAAAACACCCCCTTGCCACGCCCATCACGGCAATTGGCGGTCGGGCCGATCCTTACACGACCGGCGAACATATCCTGGCGTGGAGCGAGCAATCCATGTTGCCGTTAGACACCCATTTCTGCCCGGGCGACCACTATTTCATGGAAACCCATAGCTCCTTTCTGATCGAGACAGCTGCCCAAATTCTTCTGGGATATGCCTCTCAGGCAAGGCCACGTCACATCAGGATTGTTTCGTCCAACTGA
- a CDS encoding glycine betaine ABC transporter substrate-binding protein, which produces MSLKLMNATINVAALSFVMMFSLSPERVLGQTQSAPITFYDGGWENIQISNAIAIYMIKHGFGRQAVDVDSNVPKMQNAMRSGTMDVNLEMYNNLMAEWVSAQVTDGKIVELGETYESASQGFYVPTYVIKGDAARGIKPLAPDLSSVQDLRKYLQAFRERDPDRQAKFINCIPGWACREINLIKLATYGLDNDLKSIEPKTENELNETILKEYEAGRPFITYYWAPSALPTMIDLTLLKEPAYDPACWAAIEKLLTPFQPGVPAERACAYETIPILKYATKKMVGENPDVVAFLRAMFIGSKTMGELAAYMHKQRATPDETALYFLRNHQTTWTKWVSDPVRSRVAASLSH; this is translated from the coding sequence ATGTCGTTGAAACTGATGAATGCCACGATCAACGTTGCCGCACTTTCATTTGTGATGATGTTCTCGTTAAGCCCAGAACGCGTTTTGGGGCAGACACAATCAGCGCCGATCACGTTCTACGACGGGGGATGGGAGAACATCCAAATCAGCAACGCGATTGCCATTTACATGATCAAGCACGGCTTCGGGCGCCAAGCCGTGGACGTCGATTCCAATGTTCCGAAAATGCAAAACGCGATGAGAAGCGGAACGATGGACGTCAATCTGGAAATGTACAACAACCTCATGGCGGAATGGGTGAGCGCACAGGTCACAGACGGCAAGATTGTCGAGCTCGGCGAAACTTACGAGAGTGCCTCGCAGGGCTTTTATGTTCCCACCTATGTCATCAAAGGAGATGCCGCCCGAGGCATCAAGCCCCTCGCCCCCGATCTTAGCAGCGTTCAGGATCTTCGCAAATATCTTCAAGCATTTCGCGAACGCGATCCGGACAGGCAAGCCAAATTCATCAATTGCATACCCGGCTGGGCTTGCCGGGAGATCAACCTGATCAAGCTTGCGACATACGGGCTGGATAATGATCTCAAATCCATCGAACCAAAAACAGAAAACGAGCTGAACGAAACCATTCTGAAGGAATACGAGGCGGGGCGTCCGTTCATAACCTATTATTGGGCTCCCAGTGCGCTGCCGACCATGATCGACCTGACGCTTCTGAAGGAACCTGCTTACGACCCCGCTTGCTGGGCTGCAATCGAAAAGCTGCTCACGCCGTTTCAGCCTGGCGTTCCGGCTGAACGAGCTTGCGCCTATGAGACTATTCCAATCCTGAAATATGCGACGAAGAAAATGGTCGGTGAAAACCCGGACGTTGTTGCCTTCCTGCGGGCCATGTTCATCGGTTCCAAGACGATGGGCGAGCTTGCGGCTTACATGCATAAGCAAAGGGCCACGCCTGACGAGACCGCACTTTATTTTCTGAGAAATCATCAGACGACCTGGACGAAATGGGTCTCCGATCCCGTCCGATCGCGGGTTGCCGCGTCGCTCTCCCACTAA